In Drechmeria coniospora strain ARSEF 6962 chromosome 03, whole genome shotgun sequence, the DNA window ACAGTTGGGATGGGGCCCAAACGGGAGCAGTATATAAGCTTTCGAGTCTCGGGCATGTTCTGTTGGTACGCGACAATTAGGGAGAGAAGTGAAACGGTCTTGCCGGTTCCCGAAGGCATCTCCAGAACACAGTGACCGCCAGAGTCAAGGGTCTCTGTCCAGTCGATCAGCCAGCGTTGAGACGGATGCCGGAGGGTAAAAAGGCGTACTCTTGAGGTCACACATGTACCTAACGGCGAAAACATCACTTCAGCATGAAAATGAACGGAGTGATCACAGGCCAAAAGTACTAACGCATATTGTTCTGTGTTGAGGAGCTCAGTGGTCAGCGAGCGTTCTTGAGTTGGTGGTTCGGGGTAGCTTGCGTGCCTGGGTATATCCTAGGATACGGGAACAAAATGGGTAGGCCACTGGTCCTGGGTCAGCAAGAGATGCATGAAACAGGGGAAAGACGGCCCTACTCAATATCGAACTTCATTTTCAGTGCACACTTGGCTGGGCTTGACCCAGTGCTGAATGAAGTCCTCCCGAATCGGTGGAGCTGGTCGTTTGCACGAGCTCGTGGCGTATTGAAGTATAAATGGCACGGACGCGAGATCACGTGATAAAGCTGTAAGTTACCTAAGGGCTCTTTGACATTGATCTATGAATGTTAATATATAGGTAAATGCTACGAGAGGTAGTTTCGCCATAAACGTTAGCAGAGTACAAATATAAACTTATCTGGTGAGAATGCAGTACATAGTAATACGGGGTATTTGGTGTCGAATCTACATTTCGGGAATCGAGCAGGTAAGGGAACGGTATGATATCATCAGATGGGTTTCTTGCAAGGCGGTTGCCAAGTCAAATAGacgcaagtacgagtactaaAGTATGTACAGTGTAGAGTTGCAGTAATACGCGTGGACCATGGAGCTGTAAGCACATACCGAGTGCCAGGGGGAGGTACCATTGGCACAAGGAGTATGCATTACTTctgcgagtacatgcacttctTGTACTAATGTAGGTGATGCTTGAAGGAATGGATGGGCCACTgagcggccaaggcgaggtactcaccgtactccgtactccgtacaagtacagtgcagaacatgtacagtataaatacaagtaagtgaactccgtacaacactccgtatacctagtagtaagtatgtacggagtaccttaCTCGGCATTAaatacatgtaattacaccGTCCGTACTAAAGTCGGGCTTTGGCGCACGAGCCCGTGGATTATGAAGTAtttcatgtacttgtactgtactccgtagacaGGTGGAAAATCCATGACATTTATTTCTGTCAGCattgcctacagtacttgtaccactACTAAGTCATACTACCACTGCTAGCTACTACAACCAGGACCCCCCGCCGCCAATAAAGCGGTGCAATAAGAATCCTGCGAACCAAGAGCAAATCACACGAACTTCTTGCCGCTGTATTCATCGGGCGCCGCATTGATGATCATGTTGTTTCGGGAACCAGCGGTGCTGCTTCTGGCGGGCGTAACAGTGGGGGAAGCAGGATCAATGGAAGGCTGTGTTGAGTTGAAGTATCGAATGTCTTGAACTTGGAAATAAAAGTCCTTGAACGCTTTTGGGTTCGAGGCGACGTGTTCGATGCATGTTTTCTTTCCCGTGTGTTTGTCGCATGTTATTCCGCTTCCTCCGTCCAGTTCAGACCAGAACAGGGGAGTACCAACAGGGTCTCCGCAAAAGGGCAGGGTGAAGATGATCCGCTGTGCTGCAAAGTGACGGTCGATGTCGCAATCGTCGACGTTGACGGATGGAGCACCCCAGGACTTGACGTCCggttggtcgtcgtcgatgttgGCCGGCTCTTCGCCTCGTTTCCAGGAAAATAGCTTGATGTATTCGCTCGTCCATTCGAGAGCCTCTGCTGCGACGTCAGCGAgcccttcttctccttcttctctCACCGTCATGACGGCGGCAGAGACACACACGTACGAGTACCGCCCTTGTCCGATGCCCATATACCATTTGGTTCTTCCGACTGGCAGCCCTGGAATGGCCATTGCGTTACCTGATCGGCGTAGGTGTTGTCGCAGTTGTCGGATATGACGTTGGCTTTCTGGAACGTGGGATGCATTTTGCACGTTCCGAGCACCTTCTCCTCCCCAACATGAAATGCTGGCTtgttggcgacggcaaggttCCAACCTTCGTACAGGTCCATCTCACCGGCGTTAGGCCACGGCCCCTCGCCAAGCAGCCAGCTACGACAAGAGTCAGACTCGGGCGACAGGATCGGAGGGGTTCAGCGTGGGTTCCTATCGTACTAAGAAGGCCATCCTCCGCACACAGCGGCAGGAAAGTGGCTGAACCGGGTGATCAGGAGGCCGTGCTTATATGTGTTGCGAGACACCAGACGCAAGCTGCGTCTTCCCTCGTCTTGATTCGGATCGAGTTCGGTTCTGTGGTCGACACCAAGATATACTTCGTCGTTTCGTACCCTTGCCAACTCATTGGTGCGGGCATCGTTCAAGTTTTGAAACTGGACCCAAGCCCAATTGTCGTCCGGTTGAGAGGTGATGGTGCCCGTCTCATTGGCTCAAGTCAGCATCTTTCTTCAAGAACCTGTTGGGACCATGCACGAACCGTGTTAAAGATGAACTCTTCGAAGAAGTTCTCGGCGTTTATTGTTTGAGCGAGAGTGTATTTTTGGCCGAATGCGTTGCCGGTAAGAGCAAGTAATGCCGATAGGACAGGAGCCAGCGAGGGAGCCATTGCTGCCTCGGGGTTGTCACGACGCTTTTCCGAATCGAAGTACCGATGTTGTCCCGGCGTAACAACAACGATGTCAGCGCCGCCGTAATTGCGGTAGTATCACCGGTTCGACGTTGTTACGATGCGGCTCGCATCTGTGAGCTGCGACTTGGGGTTTGTTCATGATATACTTATACTGCAAGCACTCCCCAGGTATagtgtactctgtaggtgCACACATTAGCGTACTGCATGTAAATAAGTGCACCTGCACTTGTACGTTGTTTAATCCTTGGGTCCCCATGATATGATGTGCGGGATTAGTCTTCTATCGAAGAGAGTGAAGTTATTGCACAGTAAATTCGCAAGTGCACCTACGACcagaagctcgaggacgcgACATGCtggtacctacaagtaccgtacagACAGTATTAGTACTTCTGATGTGCAGTTCAGGTACGTATACGCAAGCACTGGATAGGAAGTACGAATACCTTGGTAGTATGCGAGCATGGAGAATGTGCACTTGGTGTACATGTGGGAGTGCCGCGAGCACACCTACGCAATAGTAGGTTGCATATTGCTTACTACCTGATGCCAGCATGTATTCtgccatcaccaccaccaccatcaccaccaccaccaccaccaccactgcCCTGATGAGTTGCGATAGGCGCGtaattgtacatgtactttgtcagagtacatgtgcttttATAATATCGCGCGTCTCATaagcgccggcgaggccgggcGCAGGTTGCACCTACTTAGTAATATGTAGTACACCCATATGTACATGGAAATGGAAGACCGACGAACTACCGCACTTATGTGCATAAGGAAGTCTAGAATCTACATGTAATATCTCAGCAGATACAACAATCATTCCGTTGTCACTCGCATTGGAACTTGTTGCCAGAAACACACACACATACGATCCATACTAGAGGTAGAATGACGAGGTCTCGTAGCTGGCAGCAACGGCGCTTAGCGGGTAGTACTGAGGAGTCAACGTAGAGTGACCCTTGGCGACAGATACCTACTTTGATCTCTAGAAAGCTTCGTTCGCTTCAGCACGAGGGAAGAGTGCACCAATTGTGATGGGcatgtgtaagtacagcattGCGCCAATTACAGCAGAACGTACTCCATAGGACATGTACAAATGCGAATACTGGTATACCCCGATACATGTGGACCGAGAactattacatgtacaactacttacctagtaagtTTTaacgtccatgtactccgtacatgtggtAATAGTACCCTGTGCTTAGTACCCAGGAGATGCTACTCTGTTGCAGAGAGAGTGGTTCTCAAAGTAGATGTAACAAATTGTTCAGaactgcacaagtactgtagttgtacggagtacatgtaagtaatactcgtACGCGGTGGTTTACGTTGCACAGTCCATCAATGGTGTTAGGTGCaggtaatacttgtacatggcTCTCGGCgatcatgtactgtaagtacggagtactaatgctgtaattacggagtaccgagtgcttGTTCAAGTAATTGTTGCAAGTGCACcaatagtaagtactagttgtacatctacttactccgtatatgtaagtacatgcactaaTGCAGGCTcgtaagtgtactgtactgtacatttaTACACTGGTGACGATGTTGCCCCGCCTCCGCAGTGGACCTTCGCCCCAAGTGGGGTCTTGCTCTGAGCTTCCTCCGTTGTTCATTGGCTTCTCGAACCGGGCTGGGCTTCGGCATCGCCCCATCGAACATCGATTGGCTCGTCAGCGCGACGCTGGGCCTGGCTGTCGTCCAATCAAATCGGCCATGGAACATGTCGTAGCATGGGaggtctcgtcgtcgctgtaccgtacatgcatgtaccaccaccaccacatcGATGCCAACGCCTATGCTGCTCCTGATACTGTGTTCCTTGTCCACTGCTAGAGACTTCGTTACGTTATCTCGTCACTATCCATCGCTTTATCGCATCGTTCCCCTCATCCTGTCATCGTTGGTCGCTCCATCGCTTCATTTTGCTGCATCGCTTCGTCCTTTCATCGCTTTCATATTCATGGGTCGCTAGGGTGCCCCGCCAGCACCCTCGACCTTGTCGTCATCCTCCACCGCCATCCATTCGATCGACTTGTTGCTGGCTGGAGCGTACACCCACTCCCGAACTCATCGTCTCCCGGCCACTCGGCTCCCTCCCATCGTTCTTCGCTACGTCTATCCCTGCGAAGCATACGAGATCCTCCTCGGTGCACCACGACGACCCGCAGACGCCCTGGTCCCAGCTCCTTGAACCATCACATCACTGCCATCGTCCTACTTGTTAGGATTCTCCTTCGACAACTTCGtcttccttcctcctccctcggTCTCTTCCCTCCAGGTCCAACTCCTGGTCCGGCTAGGCCTTCTCGTTGCCTTCCGGACCGTTTTCACCCCCATCGGGATCTGCGACAACCACGAGCCACTGTTCATCAGCCTCGGAAAACGATTCGTCCTGGCTGGCCCTTGCACCAATCGATATCCCATTGCCACCTCCCAGTGCTGGCGTTGGTAGTAAATACGTTACATGCATGACGAATGCCCTCGGATCGCCAGCTTGGGTAACTTCAGATCGCAGGCGAAGCGCCCGTACTGGTCATTGGCCAATAGTTAAGGTGAGCCGTCTATCAACCCAGATCGGATCGGATGACGACCAGCACCCTGCTCTACACCCGTCCTTCTCTCTACTTGCGACGTCACAAATCACCTCCCACTTACTGTCGAATCCGACACTCTTCGTTCAATGTCACCCTCGCCAAAAAAAGTACCTGTCTGTAATTGTACCTTCGCACACTTTGCCCTACTTTGCGCTTCAGTCGAAGCTCCTGTTCGTTTTGTTTCATAATGTGCTTCTTCTCGTTGAACTATCATTTCTCGTCTGGATGACTTTGAAATGGAAACCAATGCTCCAGTTTTGTGCTAACCATCCTTTCCGCCTATGTAGCTACGCATCATCTCCATACCTCTTTGCAGCATTGGTATAGCTTCAAGGACAAAAGAAAATACATCGGCGCCCCATCATCTCATACACCAACATCCATCCGTACCCGTGCCCTTTTACTCTTGGTACCCATACCTGCCTGGTGTTCAAGCCGTCGTCCGAAAGATACGGCTGTCTGGCCTTGAATAGGACACACAACGTCCATCGACTTCGCCTTGATCCGCATTATCGGACCCTCCCATCGGGGCCAGTAGCCGACCGCCATGGCGACCGTTGCCTTGCCACGACCGATACCCCATCGCAATACCGCCACTGACAGCAATCCCATCACTCCTCCGCACACGCTTCAGGACGTCGGCCCCTCTGCTTCGTCTCAGAAATGCATCGTTCCCTTGCCTAACAGGCACATCCCGGCCTGTCCCACCGGTCCGTCCAAGGCAGGCGACATCGACACACCACCCGAGTCGCCCCAAGATACCGACGAGTACCAGTACCAGCAGACATCCCTCCTCTACCCACCGGATGCCTACACGCGAAttgacgacggcgatttGTCCATATATGAGATCGATGCCGACCAAATCGCCGACTCCTTGAGCTTTGCCGCCGGCCAACCACTACCCCCTCCTTCGACCGTTTTCCCCTGGCTACACGGCCTACACCCGAACAATCAGATGCAGCAAGCTTTTTTCATGGGCCGCCGCAGTTGCCCGAGGAGTACGCCATCATCACTCCGAGCCGTGACCTTGGTGAAAGCCGACGGAGATCTGACCGTCGCTCGTCTCAAAGGAGCCATCGCTCCAGATGAGTTTCTGCGCTCCGGTCCCAACCCTGACTTCATCGAGGCAGATCCTGCCGATGGGTTTTCTGTCCGCAACTTTCAGATTCAGCCAGCAAAGGTCGCCTTCACATCCGACATAATCGTCTACGGCAATGACCTTGGGGAGACGCGCAGGGTCGCTTGGGCCGTTGCCGGCGCCCAGCTACGATGGCGTCAATTGCACCGAACGCAGGGTAAATCCCTACCCGAGTACAACACTTTTTTCTGCACAAGCACGTTCGACGATTTTGTACGACGCCACGGCGATCTCGTTGCCGTCGATTCTGCGGGGAATCTCACCGGAAATGTTCTCGACTTCGTCCACCAAGAGCGAAGGGAGATGTGGAACATGACGGAGGCTTCCGAGATCTCGCACAATGTCTTCTTGGGACCCACGCCAGAATCTGGCAGTGCTGAGGAACGGAAGTTCGAAATTCTGATCGAATGCAGCGATCTCGGTCGACTGAATCCGACAGCGTTGAAGCTCATTGctgagggcggcgacggctttGTCTCCCGCTCATTCATCGACTTCCCTTCATCAGGCAGCATCCTTCCTCCAACCTGGTCGCATGATGATGCAGATGCCATCTTGGACACCTGTCGTTGGATTTACCATCTCGCCCACGGCGCCCCCGGACACTCATCGGAACAACCTGGACAAGCTGCGGAACCAAAACTTACCCGTCCCCGCAAAATCCTCATTCATTGTGCAGATGGCTACACGGAGTCGACTctgctcggcatcgcctATTTCAGCTACAGCACCGGTCGCCCGATACCGGATGCCTGGGTCCATCTTCATACTATCAAGAACCGAAACTTTTTCGCCTATCCGACCGATGTAGCTCTGTTGACGGCCATAGCACCGCGTCTGTTACGCGAGTCCCCTCTCTGTGCCGGTCAGAATCTTGGCGAGGGTACAAATTCGGCCCAGAACGAGCCTCAATGGCTCTCCAGTTTGGACGGATCCTTTCCAAGTAGAGTATTGGACTACTTGTATCTTGGGAATCTCGGGCACGCAAACAATCCGGATCTCCTCAGGCAACTTGGCATCAGCCAAATACTCAGTGTCGGTGAGACTGCTACCTGGAAAGATGATGACATGAAGGCCTGGGGGGCCGAAAACATGTGTGTGGTCCAAGGAGTTCAGGATAACGGCATCGATCCATTGACCGAAGAATTTGATCGCTGTCTTGAATTCATAGGTGAGAGCTATCACGCGGAACCGCACCGGATTCCTTTTACAATCCTGAACAGCATGCCCTAACCTTGCAAGTAGACCGAGGAAGACAAAACGGTACGGCCACACTGGTCCACTGTCGAGTCGGCGTCTCTCGCAGCGCTACTATATGCATCGCCGAGGTGATGCGGGCATTGAACATGACCTTTCCCCGGGCGTACTGCTTTGTGAGGGCCCGGCGACTGAATGTCATCATCCAACCGCACTTGCGTTTTGCCTATGAGCTTTTGAGGTGGGAAGAGCGGCTCCAACAAAACAACTCCCCGACAGTACCGATGAAGAGGGAGCTTGAATGGGCCGAGATCGCCCGCGAGATCGCCCTCATGAATCGCCCATATTCGAGGTGACCAGCGACGCAACTGCCATTCCACCTGAATCATCAACTCCCTGCGCGTTTCTTCTTCCCTTGCTTGAACGATTGCCGGTTTTTGGCGGAACATCCTATATTCCTTTCATTCATTGGACTGCACACTTATTGGCGACTTATTCATATGGGAATACATCATTGGCTTGTATTTCTGGTCCGGTTCATGAATTGCTGCGAGCTTGCCTCACTGATCATCCCTCAGcactcggccatggcgctgATCGAGAACCTCCGGACGATGCAGCCAGGTTTACTGAGCGGGCAGGCGGCGTGCAAGCCATcggacgtcgaggagcagctgtCGGCGGTCGTGAACTGGAGGGAGTGGCTCGAGAGGGACAACCGGAAGATGCAAAAGACGTTGGACAAGTTGCCGCGAGAAGTGGTTATGGAGACAAAAaggcgagacgagacggCATGGCGTCGAGTAGGATTTTCTGTCATTAGCGGAGCAGAACGGGTTGAATCAGAAATACCGTGTATTTTCATCTCAGTCGATTGAAGTGTTGAATCGCATGGGTGCATGATTAGAGCTTGCTCGTCAGGTTTACACGCATACCGCCTGCTCATAAGCTACGATGACAATTATTCATTCTCCACTGCAGCATCGTTGACACATGATGCTATCTGAGGAAATTGAACCATGGCTACATATGCCGAAAATAACAATTTTGTGTTGCATGCCATATGTCTACCCTCGTATCTGGTTGTACGAGGTGACCTTGCAGAAAACAGCGTTCAACTCGACAATGTATGAACTAAAATTGGAGTGATTCGAAAACTTGAAAGCGCGACATGGAAGCTGAAGCCAAGCCAACTCCGGTGGGGGAGATGTAGAGCATGATGGTGCGAAACGTGGGCGTGATTGCGACTTGCATGGGCACTACGTATTCCACCGCTATGAGTACCTGACGACAAAAGTCAACGTCGTTATTGATAGACATGTTTTGCGTCTTGAGCCCCCAACTTCGCTACTTGTAAAAGAATAGGCGTCACGAACTCGCTCTAAACGCAGGCACCGTGAATGGGCCAAGACAAAGTCGCTGGACCGCGGAAGGCATATGCAAACGGCACAAGCTGATGGAATCTAACTGCCGTAGCTTCGAATGTCGTTTTTATCGTCGCCATCCACGACACTGGTGTTCGATATTAGCATCAGGGATCAGGGGGCTGTCTGCGGGGTATGTAGGTGCCGACTAACGAGAACTGCTTCACCAAGTAACCTTCGCCTCCATTCTCCATGTCGATGTTGTAAACGTAAAAGTCGCCATCGCTTGTCACCACCATGACCTGTGgactgctgctgctcatTGCCACGACGCTTCGCAAGGAACCGAGCCCCCTTGATGGACGGGGCTGACCTCCAGATGTGGCCGATTTGGGTATTTTTATGTAGGCAAAATCTCTCAAGGGCTCCCACATCTCCGTGACGGACTGGGGCAAATACGAGCCCACGACGCCAGCAACACCACGGCCCATCATTTGCGACGAGCGCCGTAGAATCGTGCTGAACGAGCCACTCTGCCGGCGGTGGTTGAGCCTTGCCCGGGCGGGGCTGCTGCCTGGCGCAGGTTCTGCCGCCTCGCTTCCAGGAGATTCGGCTGCACTGTTGCTGGGAGAgtcggcctcctcgttgCTTCGGGTCCGTGACCGACGACCCTGCCTCGGCGATTCTGGCGACCCTGGCGACTCTATCGGAGCACCTGCGGGGGTTGTGTTTCCTGGGAGAGGGCCAAGACGGAAAATATGGATCGTGTCGGAAGTGGAAGAGACGCACAGCAAAGTGGAGCTGAGGTTGAAGGACATGCTGTAGATGGTAGACGGGTAGGTCCCTCGCCTGAACTGGTACAGCTTCTGGCCCCGAGGGACCGAGAAAACTCGCACAATGGTGCCCGTCTCACTGGCCGTAGCCATGAGAGTACCGTCATTGCTGAGACATATGCAGCACAAGGGCGAGCGgtgggcctcgacgacgttgacggcTTTGAGAGTTAGTGTGTCGAAGACGAGGACTTCGCCAGATGTCGGGGGAACATATGTAGACTGGGGTGGGGCGTGAGAGGGCCTCTTCGAGTCCACGTCTTCGCGAGGCTTTGGAAGCGGGTAGGCAATAAAGCAGTTCTCCGACGATGGTGACAGGGCGAAAATGGCAAAGGGATTCGGGGATGTGGGTATGGTGTAGAGGAGGCTCATGTTGCTGATGTCGTAAAGGTAaatctcctcctcgaggacgacggcgaggcgctTACGATTAAGACGCAcagcgaggacggaggaAGGAAAGGTAAGTTCGCAAATGATGGAGGCTCTCTGTGGAAAGCCGGCGAGTTAGCGCCACTACCCAGGCAAGCAAGCTGCTGCGGCGAATGAGGCATGTCTTGCCTTTGTGTTCTGGATCACCAAGTGTCGCGGGGATAGAATGAGGGCGACAAGCGAGGTAGAGAAGAGCATctcgatgatggcgatgttGCCGTCATCGCTGCTGAATATCCTCGAGAACGGATCGGTGTGATATATGCGGAAGCCTTTCGAGGTACCTGCGGCGCTGACGTTAGGAGATTTTCTTCCCGAGCTGCAGCATGCGTCGTAAAGGGTTCACTTGCCAACAGCAAGACAGCTGTGGTCCTGGTTGAAAGTAATGAAGTTGAGCGATGGGTaggccatggccggcgccaGCGAGGATGAGCTCCGGAGGAGGGGGAGTTGAAGACAAAGCTGTTGTATTCGCAGAAGGAGCTTGCTTCCGTGTGGAGAAAATCAATGGAAATCGTATATGGCTTGAAGCCTGGGTTGCCGCCTCAGCAGGAGGGCAAATGTGTGCAATCTAGGCGCCGCTGCTCTCTGGATGGAGTGGATGGAGGAGTGAAGGTATCGTATTACCTCATTGCGTTCGTCAGGTGGTGGATCTGTCTCTACCCGGGCGGGAACGCTTGCAGTCAAATGCcaccaagtactactgcgggcCCCCACTTACGGTCCCTGGTTTCGTACCTTGatctacaactacttacagtatgtggcaaaaagtatttgcccaCCCTTAGGTACCACAATCTAAGTCTAAGCAAACCTGATCATTTTGATTAGTATTATAACAATCAAACAACTATATGCGCATCAAACGTAGCAATAACAATGCCCTCAAAGCAGCCGTAATGATGCCTCGAGGCAAGGAATTATTACAGCAAATGCGATTACGGATTTGCAAGCTACCTCTCGACGGACGAGTCGATAGACGCGTTATCTTCGAGATTTAGAAGCTGATTGATACAATGCC includes these proteins:
- a CDS encoding beta-1,3-endoglucanase — encoded protein: MAPSLAPVLSALLALTGNAFGQKYTLAQTINAENFFEEFIFNTTGTITSQPDDNWAWVQFQNLNDARTNELARVRNDEVYLGVDHRTELDPNQDEGRRSLRLVSRNTYKHGLLITRFSHFPAAVCGGWPSYWLLGEGPWPNAGEMDLYEGWNLAVANKPAFHVGEEKVLGTCKMHPTFQKANVISDNCDNTYADQVTQWPFQGCQSEEPNGIWASDKGGTPEALEWTSEYIKLFSWKRGEEPANIDDDQPDVKSWGAPSVNVDDCDIDRHFAAQRIIFTLPFCGDPVGTPLFWSELDGGSGITCDKHTGKKTCIEHVASNPKAFKDFYFQVQDIRYFNSTQPSIDPASPTVTPARSSTAGSRNNMIINAAPDEYSGKKFV
- a CDS encoding dual specificity phosphatase; the encoded protein is MATVALPRPIPHRNTATDSNPITPPHTLQDVGPSASSQKCIVPLPNRHIPACPTGPSKAGDIDTPPESPQDTDEYQYQQTSLLYPPDAYTRIDDGDLSIYEIDADQIADSLSFAAGQPLPPPSTVFPWLHGLHPNNQMQQAFFMGRRSCPRSTPSSLRAVTLVKADGDLTVARLKGAIAPDEFLRSGPNPDFIEADPADGFSVRNFQIQPAKVAFTSDIIVYGNDLGETRRVAWAVAGAQLRWRQLHRTQGKSLPEYNTFFCTSTFDDFVRRHGDLVAVDSAGNLTGNVLDFVHQERREMWNMTEASEISHNVFLGPTPESGSAEERKFEILIECSDLGRLNPTALKLIAEGGDGFVSRSFIDFPSSGSILPPTWSHDDADAILDTCRWIYHLAHGAPGHSSEQPGQAAEPKLTRPRKILIHCADGYTESTLLGIAYFSYSTGRPIPDAWVHLHTIKNRNFFAYPTDVALLTAIAPRLLRESPLCAGQNLGEGTNSAQNEPQWLSSLDGSFPSRVLDYLYLGNLGHANNPDLLRQLGISQILSVGETATWKDDDMKAWGAENMCVVQGVQDNGIDPLTEEFDRCLEFIGESYHAEPHRIPFTILNSMP
- a CDS encoding protein-vacuolar targeting protein Atg18: MAYPSLNFITFNQDHSCTSKGFRIYHTDPFSRIFSSDDGNIAIIEMLFSTSLVALILSPRHLVIQNTKRASIICELTFPSSVLAVRLNRKRLAVVLEEEIYLYDISNMSLLYTIPTSPNPFAIFALSPSSENCFIAYPLPKPREDVDSKRPSHAPPQSTYVPPTSGEVLVFDTLTLKAVNVVEAHRSPLCCICLSNDGTLMATASETGTIVRVFSVPRGQKLYQFRRGTYPSTIYSMSFNLSSTLLCVSSTSDTIHIFRLGPLPGNTTPAGAPIESPGSPESPRQGRRSRTRSNEEADSPSNSAAESPGSEAAEPAPGSSPARARLNHRRQSGSFSTILRRSSQMMGRGVAGVVGSYLPQSVTEMWEPLRDFAYIKIPKSATSGGQPRPSRGLGSLRSVVAMSSSSPQVMVVTSDGDFYVYNIDMENGGEGYLVKQFSVVDGDDKNDIRSYGS